The following are encoded in a window of Spirochaetota bacterium genomic DNA:
- a CDS encoding TolC family protein, whose amino-acid sequence MKYRKFSTATFAALAVLLTAHHINGREPMQFDDIWKMGLASNSSIMIQKAKIDAARVGAIASFFSGLPRPELEIEFPTLLAGDPAVGSIEVRQALSLSGIFGIDTLIAFDQLGIEEAIVQKYRGELYTDLRRAYASVIITGKEIGVARENVELFRQLAARMQMHYQTGKISRSDVLASAIELRRAQQEHIGAVSREKIARSELNMLIGVSLERTLDLDETITETERLPELDRLTNIALHRHPSIRQHALTHGAAEKSFWKELLQILPAPFAGIRRTGTETAVIFGATLPLWDFNAKSIAQSAGDRTAAEISLAHARRQALFDVHRAYLNASSARQNLETVRNGMTEAQELITAASIRYNENRIDLYHYLSYIKTANEARLRFYQGIFDYDVTLAELERALHTSLRTKEYL is encoded by the coding sequence ATGAAATATAGAAAATTCAGCACAGCAACGTTCGCCGCTCTGGCCGTGCTGCTTACGGCTCACCATATAAACGGCAGAGAGCCGATGCAATTCGATGACATCTGGAAGATGGGGCTTGCCAGCAACTCGTCCATCATGATACAAAAGGCAAAAATCGATGCGGCTCGCGTCGGCGCGATCGCTTCTTTTTTTTCGGGGCTGCCGCGCCCGGAACTCGAGATCGAATTCCCGACGCTGCTTGCCGGCGATCCCGCGGTCGGTTCGATCGAGGTGCGGCAGGCTTTGTCGCTGAGCGGAATATTCGGCATCGACACGCTCATCGCGTTCGACCAACTCGGCATTGAAGAAGCGATCGTGCAGAAATATCGGGGAGAGTTATATACCGATCTCAGACGGGCATACGCATCGGTCATTATCACGGGAAAAGAGATCGGCGTGGCTCGCGAGAACGTCGAGCTCTTCCGCCAACTCGCCGCGCGGATGCAGATGCATTATCAGACCGGAAAAATATCGCGAAGCGATGTGCTTGCATCCGCTATCGAGTTGCGACGGGCGCAGCAGGAGCATATCGGGGCCGTAAGCCGCGAAAAGATCGCCCGCTCCGAGCTGAACATGCTCATCGGGGTGTCTCTTGAAAGAACGCTCGACCTGGATGAGACGATCACAGAAACAGAACGGCTGCCCGAGCTCGATCGGCTGACCAATATCGCACTGCACAGGCATCCATCGATACGGCAGCATGCGCTCACCCATGGCGCGGCAGAGAAATCGTTCTGGAAAGAACTGCTGCAGATACTTCCCGCGCCATTCGCGGGGATCAGGAGAACAGGAACGGAAACGGCCGTCATTTTCGGTGCAACACTGCCCCTCTGGGACTTCAATGCAAAGTCCATTGCGCAGAGCGCGGGAGACCGGACCGCTGCGGAGATATCCCTTGCGCACGCACGGCGGCAGGCTCTGTTCGATGTTCATCGCGCATATCTTAATGCATCGAGCGCCCGGCAGAACCTTGAGACCGTACGCAACGGGATGACGGAGGCGCAGGAGCTCATCACCGCGGCATCGATACGATACAATGAGAACAGGATCGATCTGTATCACTATCTCTCGTATATCAAAACGGCGAACGAGGCGCGCCTTCGGTTCTATCAGGGGATATTCGATTACGACGTCACCCTGGCCGAACTCGAGCGCGCGCTGCATACATCATTACGGACGAAGGAATATTTATGA